The Mangrovibacillus cuniculi sequence AGGTTGATATTCCTGTACCACCTCTCTTCCGTTTGAGCAATGGGGGGACGCAGGAGGATAGGGTATGCGCACTGCTGGATATGTGCGCTCAAGCAGTAAGACTGGTAACGAGGCAAATCCCGTTACCGTAAGGTCAAGCTGTGATGACGAGGGAATTATAGTACCGAAGTACCTGATTTCACACTGCCAAGAAAAGCCTCTAGCGAGGAAGAAGGTGCCCGTACCGCAAACCGACACAGGTAGGCGAGGAGAGAATCCTAAGGTGTGCGAGAGAACTCTCGTTAAGGAACTCGGCAAAATGACCCCGTAACTTCGGGAGAAGGGGTGCTCTGATAGGGTGAAAGCCCGAGAGAGCCGCAGTGAATAGGCCCAGGCGACTGTTTAGCAAAAACACAGGTCTCTGCGAAGCCGCAAGGCGAAGTATAGGGGCTGACGCCTGCCCGGTGCTGGAAGGTTAAGGAGAGGGGTTAGCTCACGCGAAGCTCTGAACCGAAGCCCCAGTAAACGGCGGCCGTAACTATAACGGTCCTAAGGTAGCGAAATTCCTTGTCGGGTAAGTTCCGACCCGCACGAAAGGCGTAACGATCTGGGCACTGTCTCAACGAGAGACTCGGTGAAATTATAGTACCTGTGAAGATGCAGGTTACCCGCGACAGGACGGAAAGACCCCGTGGAGCTTTACTGCAACCTGATATTGAATTTTGGTACAGCTTGTACAGGATAGGTAGGAGCCTTGGAAGCCGGAGCGCCAGCTTCGGTGGAGGCATTGGTGGGATACTACCCTGGCTGTATTGAACTTCTAACCCGCGCCCCTTATCGGGGTGGGAGACAGTGTCAGGTGGGCAGTTTGACTGGGGCGGTCGCCTCCTAAAAGGTAACGGAGGCGCCCAAAGGTTCCCTCAGAATGGTTGGAAATCATTCGTAGAGTGTAAAGGCACAAGGGAGCTTGACTGCGAGACCTACAAGTCGAGCAGGGACGAAAGTCGGGCTTAGTGATCCGGTGGTTCCGCATGGAAGGGCCATCGCTCAACGGATAAAAGCTACCCCGGGGATAACAGGCTTATCTCCCCCAAGAGTCCACATCGACGGGGAGGTTTGGCACCTCGATGTCGGCTCATCGCATCCTGGGGCTGTAGTCGGTCCCAAGGGTTGGGCTGTTCGCCCATTAAAGCGGTACGCGAGCTGGGTTCAGAACGTCGTGAGACAGTTCGGTCCCTATCCGTCGTGGGCGTAGGAAATTTGAGAGGAGCTGTCCTTAGTACGAGAGGACCGGGATGGACGCACCGCTGGTGTACCAGTTGTCTTGCCAAAGGCATCGCTGGGTAGCTATGTGCGGAAGGGATAAGTGCTGAAAGCATCTAAGCATGAAGCCCCCCTCAAGATGAGATTTCCCATTCGTAAGAAGTAAGATCCCTGAAAGATGATCAGGTAGATAGGTTCGAGGTGGAAGCATGGCGACATGTGGAGCTGACGAATACTAATCGATCGAGGACTTAACCAAGTCAAACTTGGTGATTCTCGGCAATACGCTTTGGTGGCGCGCAGTATTTAGTTTTGAAAGAACAACGTTCTTTTACATGTACATAGTCTGGTGGCGATAGCGAGAAGGTCACACCCGTTCCCATCCCGAACACGGCAGTTAAGCTTCTCAGCGCCAATGGTAGTTGGGGGTTCTCCCCCTGTGAGAGTAGGACGTCGCCAGGCATTTACGAACACCGTATCTAATTAGATACGGTGTTTTTTGTGAATAGGAATAACTATGTGTAGGCTATGTGATATGGCCTATAGTTACTAATGTAACGACTATTTAGTGAAAGATAAATTCATAGTATATAATTCTAGTAATTTGTCCATACTACCCCTAAAGGGAGGTAGTATGATGAACAATAGTAACTTAGTAGAGTATCAATGCCAGTGTTGTAAACAAAGAAAGCGTAGCGGATATTATATTCACCATCTGTACTTATGTTTGAGTTGTGAACAGTTACTAATATCCTTAGAGCCGGAAGACCCCTTATACAAAGAATATGTCAAGCTTATGACTGCCGCCAGAAGACGAAATAGTCAACCTAATACAATACCAGTTAATTAATAGGTAAACCCTTTTCTAGTTTTATTCTAGAAGAGGGTTTTTTTCTTGATTGCTTTCTAAGTAGTCAAAGATTAAAGACGGACCTGAATATAAAGTAGATTGTAAAAAAGATTGAATTAAAGGGTAATCATGTGTTGGCGAAGATCTAATTAAGTTTCCCCACCACTCTGTCTCATACCTTGCAATCATACTAAGATTATAAAGCAGGAGGTAATGAATGATAAGGTGGGGTAAAAAGTGTATATAACTTAGTTTTGACGGTATATAGATATCTGTATCGGAATGAGATCTAATTGGAAACACTAAGTGCTTATTATATCGTTGGATAGAAATCATGTTATTGTTCCATTTAATTTCTAAATCATCTCCAAAAGATTCTTTTATATCCTGGATGGATATGTTAGAAGGCATTAGCAATGTATCTCCATTTACGGTAACAGATGTAGTACCTTTCGTAGGCCGAAAATAATAAAACAGTTTATCTAATTCGGGAAGACATTCCATTAAATCCCCCATACTAATTTTCTTATTTTCAAGTTGTTTCACGTGGAACAACTTCTCGGATAAATGAGTACATAACCCATTACGTTGAATTTTTACTTCGTCCTGAAAAAATAAATATTGCTGTTTCTTTTTTTTTCGAGTTGATACGCCGTGTGCTAAAACACTGGTAGAGTCAGGATAGAAAGGATCTACAGTTAAAAGAGCAGCCTTCAGCAAATGTGTTAACCCGTAAAAAAGGAGGAGAGGTTTTATTTCTAAAGGCGAAGTAGATGATAATGAATAGTAACTCTTTCCATGTTCTAGATAGTACATAAAAGCAGTAGATTTGTCCCTAGCTTGAAGAGTAGGATTTGGTAATGCTAATGTTTCATAGTGATCATGAAGATATTTATTCACATAAGATGCGGAAGTAAAACGGTATCCTCTCTCCCAAATATGTATAGGTAAAGTCATGGCACGTACCCCTTATATAAACTGAATAATCTAACAAATTATAGACTTCTTGACAGTAGTTTAACCAATTGATAACCTACTAATAATATTTTTTGGAGGAGGAACGATTTATGTGGGAGACAAAGTTTGCTAAAGAAGGTTTAACGTTTGATGATGTTCTATTAATTCCAGCTAAATCCGAAGTATTACCAAGAGACGTAGATTTAAGTGTGGAGTTAACACCTAACGTAAAATTGAACATTCCTATTATCTCTGCTGGTATGGATACAGTTACTGAAGCTGCAATGGCCATTAGTATGGCTCGTCAAGGTGGATTAGGTATAATCCATAAAAATATGAGTGTAGAGCAGCAAGCAGAGCAGGTAGATAAAGTTAAACGTTCTGAAAGTGGAGTTATTACTAATCCATTTTATTTAACACCAGATCATCAAGTGTTTGATGCAGAGCACTTAATGGGTAAATATCGTATATCCGGTGTACCGATTGTAAATAACGAAACAGAATGCAAGCTAGTTGGGATCCTAACAAATCGTGACTTGAGATTCATTAGTGATTTTTCTATACGTATTTCAGATGTAATGACAAAAGAGAATTTAGTAACTGCTCCAGTAGGAACTAGTTTAGAAGAAGCAGAAAAAATCCTTCAGAAATATAAAATTGAAAAATTACCTTTGGTAGATGATTCTGGTGTACTAAAAGGACTTATTACGATTAAAGATATTGAGAAAGTTATTGAGTTCCCTAATAGTGCAAAAGATAAACAAGGACGTTTATTAGTTGGAGCTGCAGTAGGTGTTACAAACGATGTATTACTTCGTGTGGGTAAACTAGTAGAATCACAAGTAGATGTTATTGTTATTGATACTGCTCACGGCCACTCTAAAGGGGTGCTAGACACTGTAAGTAAAATTAGAGAAGCTTATCCTACTGTTGCTATTATTGCAGGTAACGTCGCTACGGCAGAAGCAACACGTGCTTTATATGAGGCAGGTGCTGATATTGTGAAGGTGGGAATTGGACCAGGTTCCATTTGTACAACTCGTGTAGTAGCTGGAGTAGGTGTACCACAAATTACAGCAGTATATGATTGTGCATCTGTAGCACGAGAATTAGGAAAAACTATTATTGCAGATGGTGGAATCAAGTATTCAGGTGATATTGTGAAAGCACTAGCTGCAGGTGGTAATGCAGTCATGCTAGGTAGCCTACTTGCAGGAACATCAGAAAGTCCAGGGGAAACAGAAATTTTCCAAGGACGACGATTTAAAGTTTATAGAGGAATGGGTTCCGTTGGGGCAATGGAACAAGGATCTAAAGATCGCTACTTCCAAGAAGATGCTAAGAAATTTGTACCAGAAGGGATTGAAGGAAGAACTGCCTATAAGGGTCCAGTAACAGATACTATTTATCAATTACTTGGTGGAATCCGTTCGGGAATGGGTTATTGTGGTGCTGCAACCCTTTTAGCTCTTCGTGAAGAAGCGCAGTTTATCCGTATGACTGGTGCTGGATTACGTGAGAGTCATCCGCATAATGTACAAATTACAAAAGAAGCTCCAAACTACTCGTTATAATAGATTCATTTATTATACCTCCTTCTTTTTTGAAGGAGGTATTTCTATTAGAAAGGATGTTACAAATTTCACAAAGAATAGAAAACATACTTTGTACTAGAATGGTGTCTATTTTGTGAAACCTACGTATATAGCGGATTCCCACTTTAGTCCTTCTACCTATTCCATACATAATATGATAAAATTCTAGGCATGCAGATTAATTTTGGAGGGTATTGGAGTGAAAAATAATCTTGTTCAAAAAGTTATAACTATGATGACAGTTCTAATGTTATCGGTTGGGGTTATTCAAACGAACCAAGCGAATGCGGCTACAGACACATTGGCGGTTAATGCAGATGCTGCTATCTTAATTGATGCTAAAACAGGTAAGGTATTATACGAGAAGAACGCAGACACTGCCTTAGGTGTTGCATCTATGACAAAAATGATGACAGAATACCTACTGTTAGAAGCTATAGAAGATGGAAGAGTTACGTTTGATCAACAATATAATGTTAGTGAAGTAGTGTATAAAGTTTCACAAGATCGAGCTTTATCAAATGTTCCACTTCGTGCAGACGGTACATATAGTGTGCAAGAGTTATATGAAGCAATGGTAATCTACTCAGCCAATGGAGCGACTATGGCATTAGCGGAAGTAATCGCCGGATCTGAGACAGAGTTCGTTAAATTAATGAACGAAAAAGGTAATGAGTTAGGGCTTAAGGAGTTTC is a genomic window containing:
- the guaB gene encoding IMP dehydrogenase, which translates into the protein MWETKFAKEGLTFDDVLLIPAKSEVLPRDVDLSVELTPNVKLNIPIISAGMDTVTEAAMAISMARQGGLGIIHKNMSVEQQAEQVDKVKRSESGVITNPFYLTPDHQVFDAEHLMGKYRISGVPIVNNETECKLVGILTNRDLRFISDFSIRISDVMTKENLVTAPVGTSLEEAEKILQKYKIEKLPLVDDSGVLKGLITIKDIEKVIEFPNSAKDKQGRLLVGAAVGVTNDVLLRVGKLVESQVDVIVIDTAHGHSKGVLDTVSKIREAYPTVAIIAGNVATAEATRALYEAGADIVKVGIGPGSICTTRVVAGVGVPQITAVYDCASVARELGKTIIADGGIKYSGDIVKALAAGGNAVMLGSLLAGTSESPGETEIFQGRRFKVYRGMGSVGAMEQGSKDRYFQEDAKKFVPEGIEGRTAYKGPVTDTIYQLLGGIRSGMGYCGAATLLALREEAQFIRMTGAGLRESHPHNVQITKEAPNYSL
- a CDS encoding sigma factor G inhibitor Gin; amino-acid sequence: MNNSNLVEYQCQCCKQRKRSGYYIHHLYLCLSCEQLLISLEPEDPLYKEYVKLMTAARRRNSQPNTIPVN
- a CDS encoding YaaC family protein, producing MTLPIHIWERGYRFTSASYVNKYLHDHYETLALPNPTLQARDKSTAFMYYLEHGKSYYSLSSTSPLEIKPLLLFYGLTHLLKAALLTVDPFYPDSTSVLAHGVSTRKKKKQQYLFFQDEVKIQRNGLCTHLSEKLFHVKQLENKKISMGDLMECLPELDKLFYYFRPTKGTTSVTVNGDTLLMPSNISIQDIKESFGDDLEIKWNNNMISIQRYNKHLVFPIRSHSDTDIYIPSKLSYIHFLPHLIIHYLLLYNLSMIARYETEWWGNLIRSSPTHDYPLIQSFLQSTLYSGPSLIFDYLESNQEKNPLLE